In the Choloepus didactylus isolate mChoDid1 chromosome 3, mChoDid1.pri, whole genome shotgun sequence genome, CGGTGCCCTCTGACCCTGTGGCCAGGCGTCCCGGAGGATGGAGCTGAGTGTCCCTGTGCTCCTTGCGGTGCCTGGTGTGCTGGGGACCCACTGGGGTTCCTGGTGTGGGGTTCCTGGCCGGAGTCCTGGGGGGCCTGCCCTGGGGCCCGGGCTGACCGCGGCCTCTTCCTCGCAggggctggcgtcttcttcctgTCCTCGGCCGAGGGCGAGCAGATCAGCTTCCTGTTCGACTGCATCGTCCGCGGAGTCTCGCCCACCAAGGGCCCCTTCGGGGTGCGGCCGGTTCTCCCTGGTGCGTgcgggctggggggtgggggtcagggcagggaggggccagGCCGGCTGCCCGCGTCCAGGGTGGCCGTCCAGTCAGCGATGTGGGTGCCCCTTGCCCCCGGCCGGCTCGGCCCGTCCTCTTCGCCCGCCGTGTCGGAGCTGGAGGATCTTGGGGCCTTCCGTGCTGCCCCCATGGCCGGGCAGGTGGTCTGGCCGCAGCGGTCAGGCCAGGAGCCCCTCGTGGAGCTGGCTGTGGGGTGTCCTGTCACAGGGCGGGGGGGCTGCCCCTCCTCGTCCCCGGCCAGGGCGTTGCCCTCAGCCCCTGGGCTGTGGGCTCGGGCAGGGCTGGCTCCTCCAGGTTCCGCCCCATCCTCCAGGCCTGGGGTCTACCCTCGGGGCTGGCGGGGGACAGCGAGGAAGGTGCACTGGCCACTGTCTGGGGGCGACGGTCAGAGGCCAGCCTGGGTCGGGTCCCGCCTCCCGCCCCACAGCCCCAACCCCAATGCTGAATGTCACCAAAGCTGGGGGAGAATGGAGGTGGTTGGCGTGCTGGGCGCAGGCCCCACGCGGACACCCAGGCCCCCCATTCCCCACCATGGCCGCCACCGGAGGGAGAGGagcaggggaggaggggtggggaggaggggcagccGGGGAGGAGGgactgggaggaggggaggggaggaggcgcCCGGCTGCGCTGTGCCCCCGGCCCTGCTGGGCGGTGTGGTGGTGCCCTCTGCTGGCGCCCTCTGGCCCTGCAGCCACCGACGCGGGTGGACGGTGAGTCCCGAGGTGAGGCCCTGCTCCATCGGCCGCTGCCCCTGGGGCCCACCTGCCCCACGACCTGCTCGGCCAGTGTCCAGAGGAAACAAGATGCCCTTGAGTGAGGGAGGAGCCACGGCCTGTAAATGAGCCCAGCCCCGGGGGCGGCCAGTACCTGCGCGTCCCGCCTGGGGGCACCCCGGGAACAGAGGGGCTTCTCCTGTGCTTGGGGGCTCAGCCACACGGAGGAGAAACAGCCTACAGAGCCCCGGTTCGAGTGGCAGGCCCCCTCGGCCCTGGCCCAGGATTGGGGGGCTCCTGTGGCAGGGACGCACAGGCTGCACCCCGGGGGGGACAGGGTGTGGACCAGGCAGGGGTCCTGAGGGGGGAGGGTGTGGAGCGGCCAGCACCCGCTCGCAGCCTGGGTGCCCCGTGATGCTCCATCCCGGggtgctggggaggggtggggcacGTGGAGCCACCTGGCCAGACTGGGCACGAACCCCTCCAGAATCGGGGGGCGTGGTGGGGACCCACTTCTCTGGGAGACAGAACGTAAGACTTGTGGGTGCAGGGAAAGGGGGAGCCGGGGCTGGAGGCATGGGGCGCCCCCTCCGCTGACTCTCTCCATGCAGACCCCAGCCCCGGGGGGCCCTCGGCCCTGGAGGAGCGTGCGGCCCACGAGGCCCTGCAGCTGGAGAAGCGCCTCAGCCTCCTGGCGCACGCGGCCTGGCCGGGCAGCGCAGGTAGGGCCGGGGTGGGCCGGGGGTCAGGTGGGGCGGGCTCGGGGGGCGGCTGTCTCAGCATGGGGGGGGTGCTGACCGCTGGCCTGGGGTCGCTGCCGCGGGTGCCAGCACTTTCCCACCTGCCAGCTGCGACTTGCCTCGACTTGCCTGAAGGAAGGTTCTGTGCCTTGGCCCGCGCAGCTCACTGGAAGGCGGTGGGGCCCCCCGTGGGGGTGATGGTGCAGGAGGGGTCTCTCCCTGGGGTCTCCCAGGCCACGCCCGCACCTCCTTTCCACCCAGGGGCAGGGGGCCTCAAGTCTGCCTTGTGCTGTCACTTTTTGGGGGGCTTCACATTGTTGCTTCCCTCGGGACCTctggaaggcaggagggagagtggaGTGTGGAAGGGGCTTTTCCGGGGGCCGTgggagggggcgggagggggcAGGACAGAGGGCCCAGCATGGTTCTCTCCTTGGGGGCCTAGAATCCAGTAGGGGTGCAGTGGGGGGCAGTGCTGagggccgggggggggggggaagaatcAACACCCAAGGCCGCCGCCCCCCAGCTCCGCCAGCGCCCTCGGTCCAGGCTGGAAGGGCTGGGGGACATGTCCCAGAGGAAGGGGCACCCCAGCTGTGTCCTGGGGGGATGCCGGGAGGCAGGCTGCTCCAGGCCTCAAGGGGGACGAGGAGCCGGAAGGGGGTCGGGATGGCCGGATGCCGcgtgggggaggggcagagaggaaaggagaggggagcCCAGGAGCCGGGTTGGGGGCTCGGGACAGAGGGACCTGAGGCAAGGAGAAGAGTCTGGGCCGCGTCCTGGCTGCGGGGGAGGTGGGGGCGGGCGACACTCCAGCCACGTCTGGTGGGAGAGGATGGGCAGGGACCAGGGCAGCCGCCAAGGGGGAGGCCTGGGGGGGTGCTGGGCAGGAGGGGGCGGGGCTGTGGTGGTGCTGGGTGTGGGCTCCAGCCTCCCGGGGAGTGGGGCACCGTTTGTGGGGGCTCTGTGGAGGTAGTGGGGGTGAGACGTCCACACTGGGCCTCACTAACTGGCCTCCCGAGTCCACCTGAGCCCATCCCAAACCCACCCAAGCCCTCCCAGGGTCCATCCAACCCACTGGGCCCACCCCAAAGCCCTCTTGGCCAACCCCAGAACCCCCAGGCCCCCCTGAACCCCCAGATCCCTGAGCCCACATGAGTCGTCTCTGAGGTCTCGGAGCCCATCTGCCCCGGACCACCCCACAGCCGACTCTCAGGCCCCCGCTCTCCTCCAGGGGACGACCGCAGCCTGTCCAGCTCATCGTCTGAGGCCAGCCACTCGGACGTCAGTGCCAGCAGCCGGCTGACCGCGTGGCCCGAGCAGTCCTCTTCTGAGGCCAGCACGTCCCAGGAGGGGCTAGGCCTGGCTGCCGCCCGGGCCCTGCACCTGGGGGAGGGCGAGGCCCCTGGGGAGGCCGTGCCGGGCCCCTCCCGGCTGCCCCCCAAGCCGCTGCGGCCACGGCAGCTGCAGGACGTCGGCCGCCAGGGCTCCTCGGACAGCGGCATCGCCACCGGCAGCCACTCTTCCTGCTCGGGCAGCAGCCTGGACGTGTGGCGGGTGGCCGAGGAGCTGGGCTCGCTGCTCAGCCTGCCGGGGCCCGGCGTGTGCTGCTGCCTGCCTGGGGCGGCCCCGCGGGCCGAGTACCAGGTGCCAGGGCCCCCGCGGCACCACTACGACACGCCGCGCAGCCTGCGCCCCGCGCTCAGAGACCAGGGGCCCGCCCCGCAGGCCAGCTCCGAGGGCGCCGCCGAGGACTTGGGGGGCCCAGGCCCCTGCGGCTGGCTGGGCGTGAGGTGGCGGGGACCGGCCAGCGAGGCACCCAGTGGCGAGGCCTGGGCGGCGGGCGGCCCGGTGGCTGTCCCCTCCGCCTGTCCAGTCTGTGGAGGACTGAAGGTAAAGTCCCCTCCCTGAGAACCGCAGACACGGCCCCTCTGGATGACAGAGGAGGGGGCACAGCCTCCTTCCGGGGGCTGCTCTTTGTGCCCCTTGCCCACCCTGGGCGGCCCAGTGGGGTGGGTGTGGGTCCACAACCCCATGGCAGCTTCTGGAGGGGCGCTGCGGCCCAGCAGTGGGCAGGTGCCCACGGGGAGGGCTGTGGTAGATGGAGCGGACATGTGTCCTGGGTGGAGTAACCAGCTGTGGCAGTCCCCAGGGCCCACTGCTCCTGCCACCCTGAGGACCAGGGGCTGGCGGGCACCTGCAGGGCTCAGGGGGCTCCCAGCGCACGGCCTAGGGGTGCAGAGGCAGAGCTCAACCGCAGCCAGCCCTGGGCCTCCCCCGTCCCACTCGCCTGCCCACCTCATGGGCTCACACCGCATTCCTGGCTCCTCGGACGTGGAAATTAAATCCACCTGCAGCGGCAGCTGGCACCCCGAGTCCCATGAACGCCGGCTTGGAGACTGGCCCCCCAGGGCCCCCGGTTCCGCGGCGGCCTGTGTGGTTTTGTGCATGTGATTGATGGCTGGCCCCTGACGGGGGCAAAGCGGAAGGTCTGCCTGgctcaccccaccccagcccttctCTGAGCCCCCATAGGGGGTCCCGGCAGGGTGGGGGCGGTGGGGAGGAGGCGCCGAGCGGCAGCTCTGGGGCAGAGCTGGTTTTCTCCGCTCTACGGGTGTATTGTAGGCTGGGTTGAGAGGGGCTTCTGGTGACACCGTGGACGGTCATACCGGCCATTGCCTGCTGCCCCTTTGCTGGGACCAGGAGCCGGGGGTCCCCAGGAGGGCGTTTGGAAGCCGGGGACCCTGGCCCAGCCCTGCGCAGGTCCGTCTGCTCACGTGCTGCATGGCCGCGTGTCGTTTTTGAACTTCGTCGGCGACTTCAGAGGCCTGGAGGGGTGGCCTGTCCGGCGCGGGCTCCGTCCCTGTCCGGGGGGCAGAGCGCGCCTGTAGGTCTGCGGCCTGGTACCTCCCTGCTGGCAACGATGTTACTCTTCTGCACTCTTTGTAACACCTTCTTAGACTGGAAATAAAATGCTCTTTTCGTACAGCTTGTCCTTTTCCGTGGGGCCTCCCTGGCCACCCTCCCGGCCTGTCCTGCCAAGTGACTCCCGTCCCCAGGCCCCTCGGTTTCCCGCAGCCTCAGGCCTGAGCGCCCCGATGGCGTGAGGAAGGGGGCGGCTTCGGACAGCCCCGGGGGTCAGGGCTGAGCGTGCATGCGTGTATGCGTGTTCATGTGAATGTGtatgagtgtgtctgtgtgtatgtgaagGTGTGTCTGTGTACGGGAGCATGGTGACGTGAATCAGTTTGAGTGTGCATGAGTGTATCTGTGTGTGAGCACACGTGCACGACTTCATGTgaatgtgcgtgtgtgtgtacgGGAGCATGGTGACGTGAGTCAGTTTGAGTGTGCATGAGTGTATCTGTGTGTGAGCACACGTGCACGAGTTCATGTGAAtgtgcgtgtgtgtctgtgtacgGGAGCATGGTGACGTGAATCAGTTGGTCACCCCGGACCCCAGGCCGCCCGATGGTGCCGGCTTCCTGGGCGGCCCCGCAGCTTCGCCAGATGCAGCCGTCCCGTCCTGCGGCGGTGCGgctgcctccctcccctgcccccacggCCCGAGGGACACACCGGACAGCACCTCCTACCTCTCGAAGATGGGGGGGGGGACTCTGCCAGGCAGGGGCTGCTCATGCGGCCCACTGGggtgcccctccctccctcctttccatcTATcagcccacccaccccaccacccacccatgCACACGTTGATCTAtccacccaccctcccaccccacctccctccttgCCTGGCCAGCCCCACCCTCAGGGTCTTCTGAGCTGGCTCTGcttggctgacatctgctgaggAAGCTtctaataaaaacagcaggaagCAAGGGGACCACCCTGCACCAGTTGGGGAGACAGGGGAAGGTCCTCAGCTCGGAAGCAAAGGTCCTGGGGTTTTTCCAGTAACCGTGGATGAGGTCAGCTTCTGGTTTAGAGGCCCCCCTGGTACCACCCTCTGGACAATTCTATGGTAGCAGGACCTCTCCTTCCAACTGTTTCAACTGCAAGTGGTGGGCGCTGTGGCTGGCATGCCCCGCCCAGGGCGCCCCTCCGGGCAGAAGCAGGATGTGCATGGCCGGAGGCAACCCCCACGGCCCCTCCAGCTGTGGGCAGCTCAGACGGGCCCTGGCCAGCGCAGAGGGGTGAACGGGACGCCCTCCCTCCTGCGGTTCCGGGAACGCTGGGGCAACCTGGAGACATACAGGTCCCTGGGAAGGTTTGGTGCTTGGACTCGGGGCTGCACGGGAGCTGGGGCCCACTCCCCTGCGAGTTCCTGCTCACTCTGCTGCATTATGAGGTGGCTGAGGCGTCTCCTGGGGAAACCGATGTCCACCCGATGAcgtgtggggtggggcagggctgggaagcCAGAGCAGGGTCCCGCAGTTTGGGTGACACACATGCACTTTGGGGGGCTGTGAGCAGAGACGAAGGAGCAGCCAGGCTCCAGTCCATCACCTGTGGGGCCAGACCATGGAGGGTGGCCCATGGGGGGCAGACAGTGGGAAGGAGCGAAGCCACTGCCGAGAAGTGGCAGCCCAGGGTGCctcggggaggggagggggtgctgggggCTCTGCCAGGGCCACTCCCAGCCTGGGCGGCCCCTAGTCACCAGCTTGACCTTCCTCACCAAGCCGAGGGTGGACGGGCTGGCAGCTGGCAGGAGGCGTGAGTGGGTGGCCCCGTCCTTCCAAAGCTGAGCCTAGGTgtggctgtgactcagagaactAGCATCGGGCAGGACATGTTACCTTGAGATGCCAACAGAACAGAAACGACGCGAGGGCCATCGACAGGTCACTCTCACGTCGGCTGTGGTGCATCCACGGGCTCAGGCAGTGTCCACCGGGGCGATCGGCAGCACCATGGGCATCTGTACCCGAGGCCTCTCGGGAGGGGACACGGGAGCAGGGCACAGAGGCTGCCCCAGGGACAGGCTGGGCAGGCGGAGGGGGCGTCCCTCAAGTGCTCACTGTCCGACACGGCGACACCCTGACCGGGAGAGACCAGCACCAGGCCCCGCTTGATCCCCGGCCAGCGGAAGCAGCAGAGTGGGGTCTGCAGACTGACTGGGTCCAGCCCTTGCCCCCTTGGGGTCACCGCCCGCACGGGTGGGTGTGGCTCACGTGCACGCACTTGTCCGGCCTGGGTTCAAGTTCACGTAACTGGTCTCGCGCGGTATCATCTCCCGCTTGGTTCCCCCTGCCCAGCACCACGTACTGAGCTCGCCTGTGTGATGAGCACCCCTGGCCCCCCGCGGTCCCGCTTTCTGAGGCACACCTGTACCTTGGCCCCTATACCCATCAGCCGACTGACCACTTAGATGAAATTCCCCAACAAAcgcagcttttaaaaaaaacgatgcaggaagaaatagaaaatcaaaattGCCTTTTACCTACTTTACAAAACtgagtttttaattaaaaacccTGGGCACCAAGAAAACtgcaggcccagatggttttGCCCATAAATTCTATCACATATTTCCAAAAGAAACAATACCAATCCTACACAAACCACCGCCGAGAACAGAAAGGAACGTTTCCCAACTTGTTCTAGGAGACACTTTAATGTCAATACCAAAGTATGACAGAAACAtcatgtaagaaaataaaatgcacagacCAATGCCCCCCACGAACAAACAAACACACGCCCAGGTCCTCGCCAAGTGCTGGCAAACCCCACCGAATACCCACAGGGAACTCCGGCCAGCCCAGCTCGGTCAGTGGGTTTCTCCGGAAATGCAGGACTGTTTTAATGTGAATGTCCCCCACTGTGACTCACTAAAGAAGGAAAGCCTTACAGTCACCTGGACAGACACAGAAAAGCATGTGATGACACACAATACCCATTCACGAAAAGACTTGGCAAACTGGAAGGGAATCTCTTCAACCTGATAGAAGCATCTGCCAAACACACAGCTGACGTCCTACTTAAGGGTGTAAGATGAGGACATCCCTGCTTAGCAAACAGGCCCAGAAACAGACCACAAGCGGCCAATGGCTCTTAGACAAAGGGACAAATCAACGTGGCCACGTCTACAAAACAAACAGTGCAGGGACGTGAGGACAAGCCTGAGCCGGAATCCAGCCCCAAAGGTGGACGGCTGATGAGGGACCCTGCCCACCACCTCAGGGTCATGGAGGTCGTGGGAAGGAAACCAGGCGCATGGAGCAGCCCACTCTAACATGCCACCCGGAAGGGGCAAACGTGGGCGTGGTGAGGGGGCCGAGGGGGCCGAGTTTTGCAGGGATGGAAACGTCTTGTTTGAATGGTGGCTGCACAGGCATGCGTGGCGGTCAGCGCTCGGTCACACATACAGTCCGGGCTTTGCTGTGTGTGTCACACGCCCTCCAAcgttctcccctccccccacacaaaATAACCCAACGCCAAAGAGCAACCTCCACCGCGAGATACTGCCAAATATAGTAACGTCTAAGCAGACTGGAAACCAAGTCGAGGCCGTCAACCAGCGCCCGCGTCTCACGCTGCTGGTGCGCGTGTGGATCAGCACCGACCGCTGTGCGAAACGGGCGGAATCATCGACTGCATCTGAGCGTATGCACGGCAGAGCACCCGGCCAACTCACGCCCGGGAGCCGGGGGTGTGTGCACGAACGCATGCCCAAGGTGTTAtgaccccaaactggaaacaactcaaacatTTGCTGACAGCAGGATGGGCTGCAAATACGGTATGGGATGTTCATCTGCTGGAAAACGACACTGTGGTGAAAACTGCCACAGGCCACCTGGCTGAATCTCACCGACACTGCAGGAAGTCAGGCCCGACAGCCTAATTTCATTTCCGTTCAAACAGGAAGGACCCTCCCTGGGTGTTAAGAGGTCAAGAGTGATGGGCCCCTTGGGAGCGTGGCCTGtggcctggggcctgggctgggctCTGGGGACGTCCGCCTGGCCTGCCCCATTGGTCTTCGCTTTGGGGTGACTCACTGCACTGGGTTTGTGGCTCTTGTGTGAAGGTGTGTTTGTATTGCTTCAACACAATCGTTTGGAAGTCAGGGGAAGAGGTGTCCCTGGCCCATCTTGGGGTGCTTCTACCCCCGCCACCCATCTGTCAGCCCCGTCACTGGActctccagccctccaggggtgggggtgatgaCAGCCCCGTGGAGACACCTCTCTCGCACACACCTGGGGACTGGGTGCCCCGGCTTCCGCCGCTCCCACCGGGGGCTGCTGCCTTTCCCGACCGCAGGCCGCGCCGACGCCCACGTCTGTCCATCACCCCGATGCCAGAGCCCCCCTGGCAGTGGACAGCGACAGCTGCACCCTGGAGGGGCATGAGTCGGGGGCAGGGCACGAAAGGCAGCAGTAAGATGAGGGGAAGCATTTCAGGCGGTCGCAGAGTAACCCGgaccctcctccttcctctgcgATTTACTCATCCTCAGGCCAGAACAGGCCCCAGGACGTCGGCGGCGCAGGCAGCAGACGCAGCAGATGGGTTAGATACCACACTGTATTTTTGAGGGCTTATGTACACGGTGCCTCCAGCGGCACATTTAAAGGCTTCTGACACAAACTGTGCAGCTGCAGCACAAGGGGCCGCGGGACTCGCTGGCGGCTGGAAACCACATTCTCCCTGGAGAGGAGGCTTCCCTGCTCCCCCGGGGGCAAGGCCCGGCCCGGCCGCTCCGACAGGCCTCGGTCTGCACGGCTGGGAGTGGAGCCGGCCTCCCTTGGAACCGTGCCACGGCGGCAGCCAGAGCCGTTT is a window encoding:
- the DOK7 gene encoding protein Dok-7, whose protein sequence is MSEAALVEGQAKLRDGKKWKTRWLVLRRPSPVADCLLMLAYKDKAERAKGLRERSSLTLEGICGLEPGLPYEGLAHTLAIVCLSQAVMLGFESREAMCAWDAQIRYALGEVHRFPVSVAPGTKLESGPATLHLCNDMLVLARDVPPAVAGQWKLSDLRRYGAVPNGFIFEGGTRCGYWAGVFFLSSAEGEQISFLFDCIVRGVSPTKGPFGVRPVLPDPSPGGPSALEERAAHEALQLEKRLSLLAHAAWPGSAGDDRSLSSSSSEASHSDVSASSRLTAWPEQSSSEASTSQEGLGLAAARALHLGEGEAPGEAVPGPSRLPPKPLRPRQLQDVGRQGSSDSGIATGSHSSCSGSSLDVWRVAEELGSLLSLPGPGVCCCLPGAAPRAEYQVPGPPRHHYDTPRSLRPALRDQGPAPQASSEGAAEDLGGPGPCGWLGVRWRGPASEAPSGEAWAAGGPVAVPSACPVCGGLKVKSPP